In one Arachis duranensis cultivar V14167 chromosome 9, aradu.V14167.gnm2.J7QH, whole genome shotgun sequence genomic region, the following are encoded:
- the LOC107464779 gene encoding protein Brevis radix-like 2, producing the protein MLTCIACSKQLNNGSLHQPEDEEAVHTPSTKQAIKALTAQIKDMAVKASGAYKNCKPCSGSSNGNRKGNYADSDMGSDSARFHWAYRRTGSSNSTPRMWGKEMEARLKGLSSGEGTPASVSGRTESVVFMEEDEPKEWVAQVEPGVLITFVSLPQGGNDLKRIRFSREMFNKWQAQRWWTENYDKVMELYNVQRFNQQAVPLPTPPRSEDEQSSRIESVRDSPVTPPLSKEPLPSHFHHPIGMGYSSSDSLDHHHTQPRPCYETSCLASIPKLSDITANKTERSSLDASARTSSLGEGDHSGELSNSNASDMETEWVEQDEPGVYITIRALPGGARELRRVRFSRERFGEMHARLWWEENRARIQEQYL; encoded by the exons atgttaacttGCATAGCATGTTCCAAGCAACTCAACAATGGATCTCTTCACCAACCAGAAGATGAAGAAGCTGTTCATACACCAAGCACGAAGCAAGCCATCAAGGCTCTCACTGCCCAG ATCAAGGACATGGCAGTGAAGGCTTCTGGAGCATATAAGAATTGCAAGCCTTGTTCCGGATCTTCAAATGGTAACAGGAAAGGGAATTATGCTGATTCCGATATGGGTTCGGATTCAGCGAGGTTTCACTGGGCCTACCGAAGAACGGGTAGCTCCAATTCAACCCCAAGGATGTGGGGGAAGGAAATGGAAGCCAGGTTGAAAGGGCTTTCGAGTGGGGAAGGGACGCCGGCATCGGTTAGTGGACGGACTGAGTCAGTGGtgttcatggaggaggatgagcCTAAAGAATGGGTTGCACAAGTGGAGCCCGGTGTGCTCATTACTTTTGTTTCATTGCCTCAGGGTGGGAACGATCTGAAGCGGATACGGTTCAG TCGTGAGATGTTCAATAAATGGCAAGCTCAGAGGTGGTGGACGGAAAACTACGACAAGGTCATGGAGTTATACAATGTTCAAAGGTTCAATCAACAAGCTGTTCCTCTTCCAACCCCACCTAGATCCGAAGATGAG CAAAGTTCAAGGATTGAATCTGTGAGGGACAGCCCAGTCACTCCTCCTCTCAGCAAGGAGCCGCTGCCTAGTCATTTTCACCACCCAATTGGAATGGGGTACTCTTCTTCTGATTCTCTGGATCACCACCATACGCAACCTCGCCCTTGCTATGAAACTAGCTGTCTAGCCTCAATACCTAAACTTTCCGACATTACTGCAAATAAAACTGAAAGATCATCCCTGGATGCTTCAGCAAGGACAAGTTCACTGGGAGAGGGAGACCACTCAGGTGAGCTCTCAAACAGCAATGCCAGTGATATGGAAACTGAATGGGTTGAACAAGATGAACCGGGAGTATACATCACTATCAGAGCACTGCCAGGCGGAGCCAGAGAACTTCGGCGAGTACGGTTCAG CCGAGAGAGGTTCGGAGAGATGCATGCTAGATTATGGTGGGAGGAGAACCGCGCCAGGATACAAGAACAATACTTATGA